CGACATACTCGACCAACGCGAGCTGCGCAAGCTCGATAAAGGCAGCGCCCTGGCGCTGCTGCGCGAAATTAAAGCCGACCCCTACAAGTACGTGCGCGACCAAACCTGGCGCCCCTTAGCCCAGGAGCTGGTGCCGCAACCCAGCCGCGACGTAAAGCTGAACCCCGAAATAAAAGACTACCGCCGCTACGGCGAGGCCTTTATCGAAGACGGGGCCCGCAAGCAGATGGACACCGCTATGCAACTGCCCGTTTCGATTGACGGCGCCCTTATGCCCGACGCCCACCAAGGCTACGGTCTGCCCATTGGCGGCGTGCTGGCCGTAGATAATGCCGTGATACCCTACGGCGTGGGCATGGACATCGGCTGCCGCATGGCCTTGTCGGTGTTCGAGCTGCCGCCGCGCTACCTCGAGCAGCGCCGCGACGAGCTGAAAAAGCTGCTGCACAACCACACCCGCTTCGGCAACAAAGAAGTATTCAAGAACCCCGCCGACGACCCCGTGCTGGAGCGGCCCGAGTTCAAGGAAATCGGGGTGGTGCGCGGCAAGCACGAAGCCGCCGTAAAGCAGCTCGGCTCATCGGGCTCGGGCAACCACTTCGTGGAATGGGGCATTGTTGATATCACCGAGGAAGAAAACGACCTCAACCTGCCCCTGGGCCAGTACCTGGGGCTGCTCTCGCACAGCGGCTCGCGGGGCCTGGGCGCTGCCATTGCCCAGCACTACACCAAAGTAGCCATGAACAAGTGCCAGCTGCCGCCCGAAGCCCGCTACCTTGCCTGGCTCGACCTCGACTCGCAGGAAGGGCAGGAGTACTGGCGCGCCATGAACCTGGCCGGCGACTACGCCTCGGCCTGCCACCACGACATTCACCGGCGCCTTAGCAAAGCCCTGGGTTACAATCCGCTGGCGCAGGTAGAGAACCACCACAATTTTGCCTGGAAGGAAACCCTGGCCGACGGCCGCGAAGCCATTGTGCACCGCAAGGGCGCCACGCCGGCCGGCCAGGGTGTGCTGGGCATTATCCCCGGCTCCATGACGGCCCCCGGCTTTATCGTGCGCGGCCGCGGCGAGCGGGATTCCATCCAGTCGGCCTCGCACGGGGCGGGGCGGCGGCTTTCGCGCACGCAGGCCAAGCAGCAGGTAACCGAAGGCGAGCTGCGCCGCCTGTTGCGCGACCAGGGCGTGGAGCTAATCGGCGGCGGCCTCGACGAGGCCCCGATGGCTTATAAGGACATCCACCAGGTAATGGCGCACCAACGCGACCTGGTCGACGTGCTCGGCTCCTTTACGCCGCGCATTGTGCGCATGGACGCCGGCGGCTCGGGCAAAAGCAAGTACGGCGGCGAGTAGGCCGCGCGGCGGCACCTAAGCGGTTTGTTGATCGGTGCGGCCCGGCCACCGCGAAGGCTAAGCGGTGGCCGGGCCGGCACTTTTTTTTGCGCATGCAACCAACCAGTAGCCCGAGCGCATCGTGCGGCTACACGCCATCGGCTTCGGAATTATGCGAATCAGGTTATTGGCCCTAGGTGCCAGCGCAGCCTTGGCATTTGGGGGTTGCACGAAGGAGCAGGCGCCCACGCTGGTGGGCGGGTGGGAGTGGGAGCGCAGCGTAGGCGGTATGACCGGCCGGCAGGTAGAAACGCCGGCCACGCACGGCCCGAAAACCTACCGTTTCAGCGCCGATAGCCTGTTTGTGCAGTGCGGCAGCGGCGGCTGCGCCGAGCCCGTCAAATACACGCTGCGCCGCGAGCGGAGCCGGCTGTTCGGCGACGAGCGGCTGGTGCTTACCATTCGCCGTAAGGTGTACCTGGCCCCGCCCGACACCGGGTATCACGTAATTCGGTGGCGGTACCTGGTCAGTGAGCTTTCCGATAAACTTGGGCTCGACGAGGACATGCCGGATGGCTTCGGCAAAGAATTTCGGCGCAAGTAAACCGAACAGAAGCAATCAACCGGGCAAGCCTTAATCGCGCGCTACCGCTTTGGTTATTTGCAACGTATTGACGTTGTTGCCCGCGCTACCATTGCGCATTCCCTAGGTAAATCAATCAACGATTATGGCTATCAAACGCGCTGCTACTGCCCGCTGGGAGGGCAACGGCACCACCGGCACCGGTCAGCTCAACACGCCCAGCACCGTGCTGCAAGCGGTGCAGTATTCCTACCATTCGCGCTTTGCCGAGGGCATCGGCACCAACCCCGAAGAGCTGATTGCGGCCGCCCACGCCGGGTGCTTTGCCATGAAGCTCGCCTTCAACCTGCAAACGGCCGGCTTTGCCCCGCGCTTCATCGATGCCACCTGCGAAATCGTGCTCGAAGAGGGCGTCATCACCACCTCGCACCTGCGGGTAGGCGCCGATGTGCCCGGCCTCGATCAGCAGCAGTTCAGCACGCTCGTCGACGACGCCAAGCTGAACTGCCCCGTATCGAAGGTGCTTAAAGCTGATATTCAGTGCGAGGCTTCATTGGTCTGAACTATAATAACTTATAAATATTATAAACTAACAATATTCGCCCGGCTAGCCTGGCGGCTGCCAGCGGCATTGGCCGTGCCCTAGCGGGCTTTTTCCGACATGCGCCGTACCAGGGCCGTTACCATTTTGCGCGGGGCAAAGCGCACCGACTGCGCCATCAGCGCGTTCAGCAAGCCGTGCACCGCCACGGTTTCGCCGCGCAGCAGCGCCCGGTAGCCGTACGCGGCTACTTCGGCCGCGGTGGGCAGCTTTTTCCCCTTCACCAGCCTGGAGTCGTTGAGGGCCGCCGCATCCTGAAAGCCCGAGGCCGTGGGGCCAGGGCACAAGGCCGTTACCGTTACGCCGGTGCCTTGCAGCTCGTTGGCCAGGGCTTCGGAAAAGCTGAGCACGTAGGCCTTGGTGGCGTAGTACACGGCCATCAGGGGCCCGGGCTGAAACGCGGCCGTGCTGGCCAGCTGCATAATGCGGCCCGAGCGGCGCTGCACCATGCCGGGCAAAAACAGCTTGGTAAGGTGCGTAAGGGCCCGGATGTTCACGTCGAGCATTTGCTCCTGCTTGGCCCAGTCGGCCTCCACGAACAAACCGAAGTCGCCGAAACCGGCGTTGTTGATGAGGTAATCAACCGCAATGCCGCGGCGCTGCAGCTCCGCGTACAGCTGCTGCGGGGCCTCGGGGCGGCCTAGGTCGGCGGGCAGCACCACGGCC
The sequence above is drawn from the Hymenobacter sp. YIM 151858-1 genome and encodes:
- a CDS encoding OsmC family peroxiredoxin → MAIKRAATARWEGNGTTGTGQLNTPSTVLQAVQYSYHSRFAEGIGTNPEELIAAAHAGCFAMKLAFNLQTAGFAPRFIDATCEIVLEEGVITTSHLRVGADVPGLDQQQFSTLVDDAKLNCPVSKVLKADIQCEASLV
- a CDS encoding SDR family NAD(P)-dependent oxidoreductase produces the protein MKTALITGASSGIGLELARIFAREKHRVVLVARNQAALEQLQQELQQQHGIEAVVLPADLGRPEAPQQLYAELQRRGIAVDYLINNAGFGDFGLFVEADWAKQEQMLDVNIRALTHLTKLFLPGMVQRRSGRIMQLASTAAFQPGPLMAVYYATKAYVLSFSEALANELQGTGVTVTALCPGPTASGFQDAAALNDSRLVKGKKLPTAAEVAAYGYRALLRGETVAVHGLLNALMAQSVRFAPRKMVTALVRRMSEKAR
- a CDS encoding RtcB family protein, which encodes MAKNTNKLHSKDLRQLGFTDDKQISLALDILDQRELRKLDKGSALALLREIKADPYKYVRDQTWRPLAQELVPQPSRDVKLNPEIKDYRRYGEAFIEDGARKQMDTAMQLPVSIDGALMPDAHQGYGLPIGGVLAVDNAVIPYGVGMDIGCRMALSVFELPPRYLEQRRDELKKLLHNHTRFGNKEVFKNPADDPVLERPEFKEIGVVRGKHEAAVKQLGSSGSGNHFVEWGIVDITEEENDLNLPLGQYLGLLSHSGSRGLGAAIAQHYTKVAMNKCQLPPEARYLAWLDLDSQEGQEYWRAMNLAGDYASACHHDIHRRLSKALGYNPLAQVENHHNFAWKETLADGREAIVHRKGATPAGQGVLGIIPGSMTAPGFIVRGRGERDSIQSASHGAGRRLSRTQAKQQVTEGELRRLLRDQGVELIGGGLDEAPMAYKDIHQVMAHQRDLVDVLGSFTPRIVRMDAGGSGKSKYGGE